One Oncorhynchus keta strain PuntledgeMale-10-30-2019 unplaced genomic scaffold, Oket_V2 Un_contig_3078_pilon_pilon, whole genome shotgun sequence genomic window, tcttgcAAGTAGCCGCACTTCGTTCTTTCAGTAGTGAAGTTGTACACACTGATAGTGTAACATTGGGCAGTAATATTGTATATGCATATGCAGTATATTACTGTATAGCCCAGGCTATCAGAGTCAGCATGAATTTGAATCTGAAGCATGCCTTTCTGACTCTCAAACTCTTCCACTTTTCCTGTTCCCAACTCATTGGTCTACATCAATCAAATATACACATCTTAAAgaggcaatcagcagttgaaacattACAATCACACTCTCCAACATTGTTTTGCTGAAGAGCTGAGGGATGGGCTAAGAACCACCTTCTATAGACAGAGCTATAGAtgcaaggactggccatccatgatatcaacattatagtttaatCCATGTTTTGAGGCGCCATACATTGTTTTGTATACATTTcagttgtttacaaacattgagtaaaacaagcatatattttgggttctgatgggttaTGACAGTTTAACTaaactcatgaggcatttctaCGTTTTATTTTTCAGAGTCAATGTATTACATCATTAATTAATACGTTCCAGAAAATGGATGTAACTCGATGCAGGGTGTCCCTTTTAATTAATAGCACAAAAATCTCTAGTCCTAGAACCAAATCAGGTCTGGAATCAGGGTGTGAATGAGAGTGTCGTCTTCATGTTGATGTCTTGGTTCCCTGAGGTTACTGACAGTGGAGTAGAGGGAGCTGGGGTCAGCagggttctctgtctctccttatGTCTTGTCTCCCTGAGGTTACTTGACAGTGGAGTAGAGGGAGCTGGGGTCAGCagggttctctgtctctccttatGTCTTGTCTCCTGAGGGTACTGACCATGGAGTAGAGGAGCTGGGGTCAGCagggttctctgtctctctcctctgccagaaTAGGGCATAACTGAGGCATACATCACTGCATCTTCACCTTGggcctacagagacaacacacacacaacaaagtaAAGGCTTTAAACAGTGTGTATAAGGGAGAGTGATACCATCACAatatgttggggcggcagggtagccgagtggcctagtggttagagcgttggactagtaaccggaaggttgcaagttcaaaccccgaactgacaaggtacaaatctgtcgctctgcccctggaacaggcagttaacccactgttcccaggccgtcattgaaaataagaatttgttttaactgacttgcctagttaaataaaggtaaaattaaatgtTCAGTGTATCTTATCTTACATCAACTCTCTCCAGGATTTTGATTGAAGTGGTCAATGGAGGCATAGGTGATTCTGTCAGCAGGTTGACTCTACAAGGGTCAAAATGGTTATTGAAACGTGAATCATTTAAACTGGACATTAGTCTGATTGCATGATAACAACAGGGTCAAATTATGTTTCGTATTAATCATGTTTCAAACCCCATTAGAATGTTGATGCACTAACCTTGTCCTCATTGgttggtggggtggggtggttactgcattcagaccctttatcaATTAATAACAAATGTAATAGGTTAAAAACAATAGAATTACAGTGCAAACTCTTGGTGTATTATACTATTATTAAAGTAAAATAACTAACTGTGTTAAAGTCACAGTTCACTCACAATGCTGTTATCAGTTGGCACTTGATTCTCTGACAAGAACAAATACAAGAAATCAGAAGAATTTCAATGAAACAACTGTCTGGCTCCGTGTATTACTGTGTAATTAATGCACTCCATTAAACTCAGAGACAAATGTAAGTCcttactgtctctcctcctgcGTACTATGATGACAACAGCAGTGACACACACCACTGCTGCCAAAGCCACTCCTACAGTCACCGTAAGGAAGAGGTTCTGAGAGCCTGAGACgaccagagaggggagaagggtctGGTTAGTGGGGGACCTTACAGCAGGCCCCCCTCCTGATGGTGGAGAGAAACATCTAAGTTTTAAAGTCCATTTCAGAAATTATACACATTTTTCTGTGGGGTGAGAGAAAACGTTGCcgttttaaaggcccagtgcagtcaaagcatgatttcctgtgttttatataaactcagcaaaaaaataaacgttctctcactgtcaactgtgtttattttcagcaaacttaacatgtgtaaatatttgtatgaacataacaagattcaacaactgagacacaaaatcaacaagttccacagacataaaCAACAGAAATGGATTGATGTGTCCCTGATcgaagggggggtcaaaatcaaaagtaagtgcatctcctcctcatggactgcaccagatttgccagttcttgctgtgagatgttaccctactcttccaccaaggcacctgcaagatcccggacatttctggggggaatggccctagccctcacactccgatccaacaggtcccagacgtgctcaatgggactgAGATCtgtgctcttcgctggccatggcagaacactgacattcctgtcttacaggaaatcacgcacagaacgagcagtatggctggtggcattgtcatactggagggtcatgtcaggatgaacctgcaggaaggggaccacatgagggaggagtatgtcttccctgtaacgcacagctttGAGATTCCCTGCAATGAcagcaagctcagtccgatgatgctgtgacacaccgccccagaccatgatggacctcCATCTCCAAAtagatcccactccagagtacaggcctcggtgtaacactcattccttcgacgataaacgcaaatccgaccatcacacctggtgagacaacaacgcgactcgtcagtgaaaagAACTTTTTGCCAGTCCAATCTGGTTCAGCGAAGGTGgctttgtgcccataggcgacgttgttgcaggtgatgtctggtgaagacctgccttacaacaggcctacaagccctcagtccagcctctctcagcctattgcggacagtctgagcactgatggagggattgtgcgttcctggtgtaactcgggcagttggtGTTGCCTTCCTGTacttgtcccacaggtgtgatgttcgggtgTACCCATCCTGTGCAGGGttttgttacatgtggtctgccactgtccgtcctgtctccctttagcgctgtcttaggcgtctcacagtactgacattgcaatttattgaccTGGCCACATCTTCAGtcatcatgcctccttgcagcatgtctaagacaccttcacgcagatgagcaaggAGCCTGGGCATCTTtcgtttggtgtttttcagagacaGTCAAAAgctctctttagtgtcctaagttttcataactgtgaccttaattgcctaacgtctgtaaactgttagtgtcttaacggccGTTCCGTTTGTGTGAGTAAGCTGTTGTTCGTATGTTTATGTTTGTATCTCatgtgtaaaatatatatattactattattattaaaaTGAAAGATAGCCTGACATTTCTGCCTGTGTTTGGTGGGATACTTTTAGCCTTCCCTAGTGACATCACCATGCTGTAAAATAGTTCATAGACAGAGTTCCAAACCTTTCTGCTAATAGTAGACATTTTTCAGTTCGTCCCTCCCCTCTCACACCACTTCCAGACAGTTTTTACAAAATTGTTGCTTgggaaattgctctttgctaagaagctgtttttgtttatttaattgaatttaaaacaatcacagtaaggtacataATTGTTACCcataaattatttgatattgagataaaaacagctgcatttaGCACCTTTAATATCAATTTCTGTCCGTTTGGCAGCAAATTGTAAGCAATTTgacccattttgccatggggtggagagacaaTTTTTTCagctacaattctacacattttttcaTGACATGCCATGTTAATTggatatctgagtgagaatgactaacAAAATGAATGGGGGCCCCCTTTTCAGCCATGATTACTAACTACTTATCTAAAACGTGTTAGCTCAGtaactgacataacaagagaggGGTCTGGTTTAGTTGAGAACTAGAGAGGGGATGCAGAGCTGTTTACTTGCACGTCATTTAGCAGAAAAAGACATCAGCGTTTCACAGACAAGCAGAAATTCACACAGGAAGAGAGAAGTGTGAAGTAGAGGAGGCTTATAGCTTAGTGGTTAAGAGCTTTGGTTTTGCAGTAGAGGCTGTACTCCCTAGGCTGAGTACAGTCTCTTTAGCtattccactccctgtacttcATGTCATATGACATCTTCAAATATGAACATTCTATCATTAATGAGCATGCGGAGGACAGAGAATTGATCCTGATTACATTGCCCTCGCAGCTATCCTCCAATCACAATGATTATGCAAATATTGGAACTCCATCACTGTTTTCCTCCACAGAACACAGTTGGCATCTGGTTGCTAAGCAACCTTTTTTGTTTGTACATTCTCAAACAAAAATTCTCAAACTAAAATACATACTGATGGATCCATACTGATGGATTCGACTTGCTTTACTTGCCTACTGCAGCGCCCTGGTAGCAAACTTGCCAGAGTaaatcatttgaaagagtaaATTTATCGAGCATAAAAGTCAAgtaaacaagtgtgtgtgtgtaattttatatttattttattgaagTATCGATAatgtagttctgttgtgataatgcGTTAGTTGTGTTGTGTCAGAGTTAAGGCCTGGGCCGTCCACAAAGTCAATACCTGTAACGATTATGATCAAATATAGGCTACATAACTATAAAACGTTGGTGAGCATCCACACTAGATGAAAGTTGATCATGTATCGTTCTACAGTCCTACTCCTGTCAGTCAACTGATCAACGCATCCTACTGCAGAGCTGCCTATATAAACAGGACCTTTCACAAGGTCTCTTAACACagagatactggttcagaccattcagtGCTTTCATGGTGTGTTCATTGTCATAGTGACAACTGCAAATAATACTTTAATGTGCATGTAGGACTAATGAAAAATAATATAGTAACTTGTATTTAAATGTAGCAATTCAACAACAAATGCCATTTAGCCTGCTCATCTTTTACAGCATGTCGTTGCATCGTTGTTCAAGTGGTTTGCAAGTGATTTCCATTTTTCTAGTGGTTGTCAATTCCTTTGGTTCTCTTTTCACTGTGAACATTTCTACATGTCCTGTGAAACTATTTGCAATTCATCAGTGCAACAATGTTATCATGACTGGCCAAAAGGGATCACACCAACCCACTCTCTCCTCAACATGCGTTTTCTATGCTGTAGGCCTGTCTAACATTCAGTAATTAGCAAGAGCAAGCCTGCATTATAGCATAAACAATGATACAAATAAATATCATATATAGCTTATGTAGCCTATAGCTTTTCCTGGGATTTCACGAGAAGAGGAATGGCCTATTCTGGAGAGGCTTGAGTAGCCTGTTGCCTGTTGTGCATCGAAACAGCTGGAAGAGAGAGGCAAGTAATGTGTTGCTGAAGTAAAAGCTAAATATTAGCTGGATATCAGGCCATTCACTAGCTAAATATTAGGACTACAGGCTAAATATTTACCTGTCAAGAGTGCAAGAAAAATAAGTTAACAGATTATGAAATGACAGCATTAAATACAATACCAGCAGAAGATGGGGAGGTGGTTGACAAGGCTGGTCTTGTAATAGAGGCTGTACTTCCTGGATAGTAGTTGAAATGAGAGTGACCACTTTTCATTGGTGAATACTGGTGACATCACAGTACAGAATGGATCCACAACTCACTCTGTGTTGCCTGTAGAGTTCTCTACTCCATCTGTTACATATTTCTCTACTCCAATGTCTAGAGCACTATTGTTGAATTTATTATGGATTTATTAtggataaatgaataaacaatatccccattttaaatagaattgTGTCTAGGTAAATGTATACTCTGTATGTTTAAtagacaatatgagttcataagaagaaaTTGTGTGACAGGAGAAAGGAGTAATAAAACCATTCCaactgggcaggaacaaatgggttgtggactgtgtaaacacataaggtcgttagcctatggttgacccaacctgaaacttagctctggggttttagattaggcagtgagtgcattcctagggtttctgttaattaaacctgtcatttcagtggtgatcgataatgtcgaggggtcaaaagttatctgggagtgtgttagtaagtcaGAATGAACTTTTCACTTTACTTTGTCCTGTCGAGTGGGGGGGGGGTTCGGTTAAGACAGTGAAATTATGTCATGATCTGTATTTAAACTGATGCATGTGTTTTGAGTgggagcgcgctccgagaataaattctattacctattatttaaagactggtctgcgtctattttatgcaaacaagaaatcttacaaattctcataaaatagattaagggctttcaattgatgaaagcacattgtcataattaaattatactaaCACTAGACAAGCAGTACTTCCTAGTAATATATTAATATGTTTGGGCCTGGTTTTACATGACCAGTCTTATACTGTTGTGGAGTACTGTTGGTTGTCCTGACGGGAATTAGAGAAGTTACACCAGAACTGTCTGAAAAACATATAATCTTTCTGGACCCAGTCTCAAACCCTGACACTGCAAGAAAAACACAGTACCCAGTTCTATGTATCCAGAGGACAGATAAAACATTTACTatatctgcacacatcatacagATGGGAGTATTTTACCTGGGAGAGTAGAGATGACATCATCACTATCAGTGGTCTTTTCTTCTATATCTTTTTCAGTAGGAGATGAACATCCTCTTTTAGTTTATTAAAtaacccatcatcatcatcatcagacacagcagtagGATTCAAATCAATCACTAATATCACAAATACCAGGAGAATGAATCAGATTTGATATTAACTTTAATATCATTACAGATCTTGTGAACTTATTCAGATTATAGGAACATAACAAGAACACATACCTGAGAATGTGGAGGTGAAGTCAATGGAGATCTTCATGTTTCCCTTTTCAGTCAGTGTGCACGTCCACTTCCTGTTGTTGTCCTTCTTCTGGAGTGTCACAGTCAGAGTGATGTCACAGGAAGAATCCCGTGTGACCTGGGCTTTAGTACCTGTTTTAGGGCCCCAGCTGAGACTAAATCCTGACCAGCACGTTCCATGTTGCGTATCGGTGAGCAGAGAACACCGTAATGTCATATTTACATTAGGCTTCAGATCTGTCACTGgtgtggtagaggagactgagaaAGAGAAAAAGGTATACAGTACTTGTTTTCACATTACATGTGATTATTAACACCACACTTATACACAGTGACGTTTACACTCTGATTTAAACAGTAATACTCACTAGTTAGAACAGACAGATGAACAGGAGCATCACCTCCATGTTTTGGTCCAGTCTCTGTAAGGTATTGTTGACAGGTGTAGAGTCCAACATCCTCAGCCCTGACATTGCTAACATGTAGAGAACAGTTAGACCCTAAACtcagtctctctgctctctctttctggtcaACTTTGATCTTCCCCAATGTGACCTCTTCAATATTACCAGTAGATCCATCTCTGTTATAGATCCATGTAGTAGATGAGCAGTCTGGATAAACCACATTGTTACACGGCAGACTGACATTATCTCCCATTCTGGAGAACATAGAGAGACGTTCTCCACTGACACCTGGAAGGAGTATGACATCAGATAATTATTAACTGGTAATACAGATGACATTATATTTCATAGGTTTTCTTATTGATATTCTTCAGTGTGAATAATAGTgtaatatactgtctattatataataGTGAAGATAAGAGTAAACGGATACACAACAGAAATGTCATCATAATATTAGTCAAATGTAAACTGAACTAGTTTGGCCGTGTGAAATAAACGTGTTCTATGATCTCTAATGACATATTcttactttctctcctctgtcttaccTGTTAGCAGGTACAAAACGGTCACAAGCAATCCCAAAAATGATTGAGGGACATCAGCCatgatcccctctctctctctcaggtctgtctctgtgtctatctctctctctgtctctctgtctctctctgctctgtttctgtctctttcctctttcAGAGTGTCTCAGCACTATGAGTTTCTCACCATACAGCAGCATCTCTATTCATCACTATAGCATCACTTCCTCAATGTGGTCATGGTTTTAATCTAGTTTCTGACACCTTGGTGAGAATCCTCCAGCTCACCAGCAGTTAAAggctgtcatgactgtcctgatcaggtcaggttacaggagaccacaaccctacagattatctctcaaccccaacagaggaggagg contains:
- the LOC127923698 gene encoding uncharacterized protein LOC127923698 gives rise to the protein MADVPQSFLGLLVTVLYLLTGVSGERLSMFSRMGDNVSLPCNNVVYPDCSSTTWIYNRDGSTGNIEEVTLGKIKVDQKERAERLSLGSNCSLHVSNVRAEDVGLYTCQQYLTETGPKHGVSSTTPVTDLKPNVNMTLRCSLLTDTQHGTCWSGFSLSWGPKTGTKAQVTRDSSCDITLTVTLQKKDNNRKWTCTLTEKGNMKISIDFTSTFSDIEEKTTDSDDVISTLPGSTASITRPALSTTSPSSAGSQNLFLTVTVGVALAAVVCVTAVVIIVRRRRDKNQVPTDNSI